The segment TGGCCAGTGAAAGCATCATGTCTACAACGTCGACCTCACTGGCGATAAGCTCCCATCCGTTCAGTTCGAGAAAGACGGCCATCGCCACGAATGCACCCCCCTTGTTCCCGTCGATGAACGGGTGATTGCTGGCGAGTGCGTGACAGAGACTTGCGGCCAGCACGTGGACACCTTCTTCTGGCTGATACTGCCCATGAAGCTTCGGCCGTG is part of the Pseudomonadota bacterium genome and harbors:
- a CDS encoding type II toxin-antitoxin system death-on-curing family toxin translates to MLAASLCHALASNHPFIDGNKGGAFVAMAVFLELNGWELIASEVDVVDMMLSLA